The Amblyomma americanum isolate KBUSLIRL-KWMA chromosome 11, ASM5285725v1, whole genome shotgun sequence genome includes the window CGAGAGAGGAATACATACAGGCATTTCTTTCATGCTTCCCAGGTGTTGGGTACGTGCGTCCGGGGTGCGGTACAAATCATTGTTGCATGGCTTCTTGAGTTCGCAGGTGTAAATGCGCATTTAAGACCTTCGGTATTCGTCTTGTCACTGCTGCTGAAGATAGTCTGTGACCGCGCAGGGTGCGGATAACGAACAGACTATCTCTTCCAATAACTGCTGcactggagcctcgctttgcagtATGCACTTTTACGTAGGTTTAGCTGCCTATTGTGAGAGTGTCCGCTTACGACCGGAAGTACAGGGGAGTAACTAATGGCCCAATGTGGCATAGTTCATTGCGTGGGCACTACAAGGCGCAGGGCATCTATAAGTGAAACCTGCGTATTGTGAGTGTCCGCTTACGACCGGAAGTACAGGGGAGTAACTAATGGCCCAATGTGGCGTAGTTCATTGCGTGGGCACTACGAGGCGCAGGGCATCTATAAGTGAAACCTGCGTATTGTGAGTGTCCGCTTACGACCGGAAGTACAGGGGAGTAACTAATGGCCCAATGTGGCGTAGTTCATTGCGTGGGCACTACGAGGCGCAGGGCATCTATAAGTGAAACCTGCGTATTGTGAGTGTCCGCTTACGACCGGAAGTACAGGGGAGTAACTAATGGCCCAATGTGGCATAGTTCATTGCGTGGGCACTACGAGGCGCAGGGCATCTATAAGTGAAACCTGCGTATTGTGAGTGTCCGCTTACGACCGGAAGTACAGGGGAGTAACTAATGGCCCAATGTGGCGTAGTTCATTGCGTGGGCACTACGAGGCGCAGGGCATCTATAAGTGAAACCTGCGTATTGTGAGTGTCCGCTTACGACCGGAAGTACAGGGGAGTAACTAATGGCCCAATGTGGCATAGTTCATTGCGTGGGCACTACGAGGCGCAGGGCATCTATAAGTGAAACCTGCGTATTGTGAGTGTCCGCTTACGACCGGAAGTACAGGGGAGTAACTAATGGCCCAATGTGGCGTAGTTCATTGCGTGGGCACTACGAGGCGCAGGGCATCTATAAGTGAAACCTGCGTATTGTGAGTGTCCGCTTACGACCGGAAGTACAGGGGAGTAACTAATGGCCCAATGTGGCGTAGTTCATTGCGTGGGCACTACGAGGCGCAGGGCATCTATAAGTGAAACCTGCGTATTGTGAGTGTCCGCTTACGACCGGAAGTACAGGGGAGTAACTAATGGCCCAATGTGGCGTAGTTCATTGCGTGGGCACTACGAGGCGCAGGGCATCTATAAGTGAAACCTGCGTATTGTGAGTGTCCGCTTACGACCGGAAGTACAGGGGAGTAACTAATGGCCCAATGTGGCGTAGTTCATTGCGTGGGCACTACAAGGCGCAGGGCATCTATAAGTGAAACCTGCGTATTGTGAGTGTCCGCTTACGACCGGAAGTACAGGGGAGTAACTAATGGCCCAATGTGGCATAGTTCATTGCGTGGGCACTACGAGGCGCAGGGCATCTATAAGTGAAACCTGCGTATTGTGAGTGTCCGCTTACGACCGGAAGTACAGGGGAGTAACTAATGGCCCAATGTGGCGTAGTTCATTGCGTGGGCACTACGAGGCGCAGGGCATCTATAAGTGAAACCTGCGTATTGTGAGTGTCCGCTTACGACCGGAAGTACAGGGGAGTAACTAATGGCCCAATGTGGCGTAGTTCATTGCGTGGGCACTACAAGGCGCAGGGCATCTATAAGTGAAACCTGCGTATTGTGAGTGTCCGCTTACGACCGGAAGTACAGGGGAGTAACTAATGGCCCAATGTGGCGTAGTTCATTGCGTGGGCACTACGAGGCGCAGGGCATCTATAAGTGAAACCTGCGTATTGTGAGAGTGTCCGCTTACGACCGGAAGTACAGCGGAGTAACTAATGGCCCAATGTGGCATAGTTCATTGTGTGGGCACTACGAGGCGCAGGTCATCTATAAGTGAAACCTGCGTATTGTGAGTGTCCGCTTACGACCGGAAGTACAGGGGAGTAACTAATGGCCCAATGTGGCGTAGTTCATTGCGTGGGCACTACGAGGCGCAGGGCATCTATAAGTGAAACCTGCGTATTGTGAGAGTGTCCGCTTACGACCGGAAGTACAGCGGAGTAACTAATGGCCCAATGTGGCATAGTTCATTGTGTGGGCACTACGAGGCGCAGGTCATCTATAAGTGAATGGCAGGTCGTTGATCTGCTGTAGGAGCATTAAAGACGACAGCATGGCACCCTGTGTAGCAACGGACGGGATTGTGGAAAGAGGATAATTAAGATTGATATGGCTGGATACCTCAGACTGCTTTTCACATCTAACATTTCTTGGTCCAAGCACATCAATCTAACttgcagtaaagcacttcagactCAGGTATCTATGGTGCCCGTTACAGCACCAAGTCATACAAAACATTTAGCTTACAAAACTAATCTGACTGCTTATAATACAGCTCTGTTGTTTGGAACCCATATCAACAATTGTACTGCGAGAAAATTGAATCTGTCCAAAAGAAGGCAATTCGCTTTATCTGCCGTAGCAACGGCAGAGAATTTTGACCCTTGTCTGGTCTCGGCACCTTATCTCCAACCCCAATTTCAAGGCGCAGGTACTCTGGGTGCCTCAGGCATATATACATGCTCATTAGCTCTCTGCACCTCATGGCAATGAGCACCCATGTTAATTCTTCTACTCCATTATCAACTAGGCGCCACTTTACGCATGCACTGATACATGTAAATAGAGCTTCTTCCCACATACCATCGAAAGCTGGAACTGCCCGCCGGGTGAAATTCATTCACTTGCACTTCCATATTTTTTGACTGCCATTGAATATCATTTACATGTATGCTTTGTTCATTTAATAATGTATCTTCTACGTACTCCTATGTATGTACGTGTGCATGAATCAACATATATACACTACTGCTTACCATGTATCTTAAATCCCTACTCTTGCAATAGCCCTTATTGGCTGCGGTGTgtataaataaatacaaataagTTCAAAATGCAACTCTGCTTACGTTCGTGACTACTGCACAGAATTGCTCAATGACAAGGAAGTAGTGTGTTGCTTAAGTGTTTCTTCTTATGAAAGCTAATGACGCCCTAAAGATGACAGCACAGCACCCAGTGTAACTGGATGGATGCTCGGAAGATATGAATTATGATTAGTATGGTCGTATATGACGAAGTCTGAAGCTAATCTCTCCCCACATTCATAGGCACTGCACAGAATTTCTCTTTTAAGAAAAAACAATCTGCCAAAGCATTTTTGTTACTTGAGAAACCTAATCACACAGTAAAACAACAGTGCGGCACCCTGTGTAACACCGGACAGGACGCTTGGAAGAGATGAATTCTGACAGGTATGTTTGCATAACACTGTCAGCAGTGCAACTGGTCACGTTCATGACTGCTGGACAAAATTTCTCTATAAAGAAGAAACAGTTTGTTGTTAATGTGTTTACTTGAGAAAGCAGATCACATGGCCTTATTATCAGTTCAAAAGCTTTGATgctttttaattgttcaacacagTATAAGTTTAGATAGCTAATTTTGTTTAATGTTTGAATTGGTCGGTGTGAGTAATGCAGCACCCTATAGGTAATATTTTTTTAAGTTGTACCCTACTACAGTGCAAATAAATTGCACAGGCTTCTCCAAGAAGTGTGTCGTCCCCATTAACAATTTTTGCATTGCTTTAAGGCTGGAAAACTGTAATAAGTAATAAGTGATTGTGCAGTTGCCTTCAGTTTATCATTTCTTCTATGTTTTGTAATTCATACTTTTGGGTAGGTGTCTAAAACTTGCCAATGAGGATAGAAATTGCCTCAAAGGGTGCCATAGGGTTTCATGCTATATGTTCAGGCAGCTTTTCGGAGATATTGGATGATATAGGAAGAGCTTGAGTGGTTACTTTGTTCACAGATTgctatttttcttgcttttttctcgCTTGTGAGTCATGTGAGGCACAAAAGAACTGCGATAAAGTCGCTGCTTTCTCGTTTTAATTTCACTTTAATGCTAAACCCAGCCTGCCTCAAGTGATGCAATGACAACAAATGCAGAAGCAGCGATCATATTGCAGTTCTGTCATGCTGCACATGGCCTATATACTCAcgctgacgtcacagtcatcattcagctgttgaaactgaagaaGCAGGATTGAACAATCCGACTGTAATTTATTTGTTGGTCATTGCCAAATATcacgtggtgattcatgcatagtagtgtcttctgcatcattttAGAGAAGAAAACCTGCCATCAATATTAGGTGTTTGTACTTTTTGCTATCTAACTTGTCTCGCTTTGTAATTTGCCTTACAGTTCTTATTCTAATCAACTTTTTTGCTCTGTTTCATTTTTCAGGCATGAAAACAAATATTGGCAATCAATGAGTACACAAGCTGCCCGAAGGACCATCTTCCAAAACCAATTCTTTCAGCATTTGCAGGCTGAACTGCTTGATGGTCATGATGTAAAATAGCATAGCCAGTGATCTCAGACTGTGGTATCGTTGCGCAAAATGAGATGTATCAGACCCTGCCTTGCTAATGCCTGGAACAATATCTAATCGTTGCAGCAGCCAGCCAcgatgtctcagtggttatggtgcttggcagCTAACTCGCAAGACACGGCTTCAATCCCAGCCActgtggtcgcattttgatgcaggAAAAATGCTAGGAGCCCGTGTGATGTGTATCTCAATACATGTTGATGAGCCCCAGTTGGTTGAAATTTCCTggatccctccactatggcatccctgatagcctgagttgctgtaagatgttaaaccccataagccaacCTACCATCATTTCAACGTCAACAATGAATATCGTTAAACATTCTACTGGTGGAATTGTGCATGATTGCTGAGGAAACCTTGTTATCCAGTAGACTGCAGCACAAGTTGCAGACACAAGCTAGAGGGTAcacgggaaaaaaaaatgcagtagaaAAGTGCATGTGTTTGTGTGGCTGTGCCTTTTGTGCATCATGCACTGTCTTGCTTTTTGTGCTGTAGTCTTACCAGTTTAGCTCTTCAGTTTTCATTGTAGTTCTGTCACCCTTTAAAGCTTTTGTGTCTCATTATTTCATGGCTTATTGTTTTCTCTATATTTCTGCATACAACTTCTTGATAATGTAAACACTGCGCAGCAATAGTGATACCTTTTGGTGTGCTATCAGGTGTTGTGGGGTGATTTTAATCACTACTGTTTTATCTGATGTCTACATGCGCTTCTAGTGCTCGTGCTTTTGATCCTATTTGCTGTTGGGAAATACTTACCTAGTCTGGTTCATTGTGATTTGCTATTAATGATTCATGCTTATATTTAGTGCTATGTATTACATTGGTAACACTGCTGACAGAAATGGTTTTCTCCTTGTGGTTTTCAATGTCAGCATTTCCATTCTGCTTTTATTTTGTGAGACCACCAGGCTTCATTTTGCTAGGATTAGTGGAAGAGCTTTGCCTTTGTTATATTTCTTACTTTGCTTTAATTGACAGAAATAATACATTCACTGCCATTGTACTGTGTCTCTAGTGAAAGCTCATAGGTATTACATTATTCTTCAAAAATTTTTGGCAGGCTTAGAAGATCTCCTGCATGAAGCCAGGTATTATACGAGCACTTTGTCTAAGTTACATAAACTCTTAAGTTGGCTGCAGAGTATGCTCATTGCTCCGAGTAATTGTTTGAAAGTTAAAACATTCTCTCTCTAGCTCCATGGAAATTTATATATACTaggtaattttgtttaaaaactgATCTTTCTGTTTTGAGGGTCAACCCACTGACCTTGAAATAAACTTAAGTTAAATATGTAATATTACCACCACCAAATGTTATAACATGCATGGTCTCGTATTGACCTGAAAACACCCCAACTTTCTTGGTGCAGTCCTGGTCACAGCTGATCCCAAGCTCGGAGTGCTGTCTGGGGAGAACATGAGTCAGCAGCTGCACCAGTCGCCCCACAGCAATCGGAGCTTCATGCAGAAAAAACGCCAAGAGCGTCACCTTCTCACTCAAATGGATGACCATCCCTACAAGTGTAACCATTACgggagcagctttgctcaaacGGTCACCCTGGCGGACCACCCATGCAAAAACACTAGTGGACGTCCATACaaatgtgaccactgtgacagcagctttgctcaaagtgGCCACCTGGATGAACGCCTTTTCACCCACACGgttgagcgtccatacaagtgtgaacAATGTGGGAACAGCTTTGCTGAAAAAGGCACTCTGGTGacacaccttcgcacccacacgggtgagcgtccgtacaagtgtgaccactgtgacaggagCTTTGCTCAAAGTGGCCAACTGAACcgacaccttcgcacccacacgggtgagcgtccattcaagtgtgaccactgtggcagcagctttgcTCTCAAGAGCACCCTGAGTGtccaccttcgcacccacacgggtgagtgtccatacaagtgtgaccactgtgacagcagctttgctctcaaGAGCACCCTGAGTGTCCACCTTCGCACCCACATGGGTGagtgtccatacaagtgtgaccactgtggcagcagctttgcTCTCAAGAGCACCCTGAGGGtccaccttcgtacccacacgggtgagcatccgtaCAAGTGTGACCAATGTGACAGCACCTTTTCTCGTAAGGGCAACCTGGACatacaccttcgcacccacacaggtgaGCGTCCAttcaagtgtgaccact containing:
- the LOC144111319 gene encoding uncharacterized protein LOC144111319; its protein translation is MERGVDSLCGEQRRCGRSYRETSIAKRRTPFLRTRPPKARKMILVTADPKLGVLSGENMSQQLHQSPHSNRSFMQKKRQERHLLTQMDDHPYKCNHYGSSFAQTVTLADHPCKNTSGRPYKCDHCDSSFAQSGHLDERLFTHTVERPYKCEQCGNSFAEKGTLVTHLRTHTGERPYKCDHCDRSFAQSGQLNRHLRTHTGERPFKCDHCGSSFALKSTLSVHLRTHTGECPYKCDHCDSSFALKSTLSVHLRTHMGECPYKCDHCGSSFALKSTLRVHLRTHTGEHPYKCDQCDSTFSRKGNLDIHLRTHTGERPFKCDHCDSSFVQRGHLVEHLRTHTNERPFQCQLCPMAFKQSTALAKHVRGHKSERPYQCQFCTMTFKEKYSLKCHENNKHASRTTVP